The following proteins are encoded in a genomic region of Colletotrichum higginsianum IMI 349063 chromosome 9, whole genome shotgun sequence:
- a CDS encoding AflN protein, which yields MNLTGLILAASAAVALMLLQWLAFIRKTSVIRNSWKRLPGMPRSFFRGNLDNLAPLVAPDRHLDYGLYTIWKTLDRPKWFLVDLWPRQQPLICIADANIAEQLTRATQDALESTPKMATPESLKTLIGATSVSTAQGWEWRHVRQRLNPLFRPKVVYATLPLVINHTNTFVARLLETARTGVDVPLGDYLADLATDVIGSCVVGYNMGSQKSAEGEREKGPDGLLTILRDSVALQPHFFGSGLLAGIRRLSARRKLKDYQRTLDARIGSIIQHDTKTGFAAKYIGSDTWTPSLFQQSIDQFKTLILAGQDTTACALQWCFFYLWKHPAVLSELRSEHDSVLGTDLAGVSSRLRDGPQLLQKLPYTTAVIKETLRLRGISGTTREPAKDFCIDVDGEQVQLEAGAICYVNNFLLMKNPEYWGPDAEDFRPGRFLESEADLISDEAGDGELHPHPKQRMRHIAYRPFERGPRNCIGQELSMLEMRVVLALTVRRFNFIKQGLDGVQDEEVYDISRVVHSPVDRMKMRFQERFGDSSKS from the exons ATGAATCTTACAGGTCTGATCCTagcggcgtcggcagcagTTGCCCTCATGCTCCTACAATGGCTAGCCTTCATCAGAAAGACATCAGTCATACGGAACTCATGGAAACGTCTGCCCGGGATGCCGCGATCGTTCTTCCGCGGAAACCTGGACAACTTGGCCCCCCTGGTGGCCCCGGATCGACACCTAG ATTACGGCCTGTACACCATCTGGAAAACTCTCGACAGGCCCAAGTGGTTCCTTGTCGACCTGTGGCCTCGTCAACAACCTTTGATATGCATTGCCGACGCAAACATAGCCGAGCAGCTGACCAGAGCGACTCAAGACGCATTGgagtcgacgccgaagaTGGCAACACCAGAGAGCCTGAAAACCTTGATCGGGGCTACTTCAGTTTCCACGGCTCAG GGTTGGGAATGGCGACATGTACGCCAGCGACTTAATCCAC TTTTCCGACCCAAAGTCGTTTACGCAACACTACCCCTAGTGATTAATCATACAAACACCTTTGTCGCCAGGCTGCTCGAAACAGCCAGGACCGGGGTGGATGTGCCTCTCGGGGATTATCTTGCTGACCTGGCGACTGATGTGATTGGCAGTTGTGTTGTCGGTTACAACATGGGCTCCCAGAAGTCGGCAGAAGgtgagagggagaaagggcCAGACGGACTGCTGACCATCTTGCGTGATAGTGTGGCTCTTCAACCGCATTTCTTTGGGTCTGGCTTACTGGCGGGTATTCGGCGTCTGTCTGCGAGACGCAAGTTGAAAGACTACCAGAG AACCCTAGATGCCAGGATTGGTTCCATTATCCAGCACGACACCAAGACCGGCTTCGCCGCGAAATATATCGGATCAGATACTTGGACCCCGTCTCTGTTTCAACAGTCCATCGACCAGTTCAAGACGCTCATCTTGGCCGGCCAGGACACGACGGCGTGTGCGCTCCAGTGGTGCTTCTTCTACCTCTGGAAGCACCCGGCAGTCCTGAGTGAGCTTCGTAGCGAACACGACAGTGTTCTCGGGACGGACCTAGCCGGCGTTTCGTCCCGGCTCCGTGACGGGCCGCAACTGCTGCAGAAGCTTCCATACACCACTGCCGTGATCAAGGAGACGCTGCGACTCAGAGGTATCTCCGGAACGACGCGCGAGCCCGCTAAAGACTTCTGCATtgatgtcgacggcgagcaaGTGCAGCTTGAAGCAGGGGCGATATGCTACGTCAACAACTTCCTTCTCATGAAGAATCCCGAG TACTGGGGGCCTGATGCCGAGGACTTTCGGCCTGGCCGCTTTCTTGAGTCCGAAGCGGACTTGATTAGTGACGAGGCCGGGGATGGTGAGCTACACCCGCACCCAAAACAACGGATGCGGCATATTGCTTACCGCCCCTTTGAGCGCGGGCCCCGTAACTGCATTGGTCAAGAGCTCAGCATGTTGGAAATGCGCGTTGTGCTGGCGCTCACAGTCCGTCGCTTCAACTTCATCAAgcagggcctcgacgggGTGCAGGACGAAGAGGTGTACGACATTAGTCGTGTCGTACACTCCCCAGTTGACCGCATGAAGATGCGCTTCCAGGAAAGGTTTGGCGATTCTAGTAAAAGTTAA
- a CDS encoding TdiB protein, producing MSKTVLIRPRGPVLSAASLDTGPEDVDFWSSYLVPRFHAYLSEAGSYTPEQQAAHLSCVRAAAVALGPKHPHPHVKSALTKNGSPIELSFNLSEDRLPTARFYIEPLGPETGTENDPFGESWAARGFSCLASQMTSMDTSWYEHLGQAFRLKGQVEVDTANSQSRPGMWLPKVFLGVDFKGADRMLKCGFCPLLKLSAMGAKWDRLADHNKFVLDVVRGLPGCGANMSAALGMLERYLVQDREHSAGAQGQGDGVDDGRKDASSMCQACAKANRPKPFFNLVSVDCADPSNGKGRVKLYTRTSCNAFACIRDAVTLGGRLTDEDTLEGLRRLRSVWHLLLNDPVSQHDDEYSRTVAVESHRQGIDINWEISDQLPAPQAKVYVPVSMFHENDLGANRNLSEAFRKLNWLEWAEGRYEKMLGRVFPEADFATSHVNTWISYCYYKGRGSYMTMYHSPPW from the exons ATGTCGAAAACGGTGTTGATCCGACCCCGAGGACCTGTTctgtcggcggcgagcttggaCACCGGCCCCGAGGATGTGGACTTCTGGTCGAGTTACCTCGTTCCCCGGTTCCATGCCTATCTCTCAGAAGCCGGTTCTTACACGCCCGAACAGCAGGCGGCCCATCTCTCCTGTGTCCGCGCGGCAGCGGTGGCACTGGGTCCCAAACACCCTCACCCACATGTCAAGTCGGCCTTGACCAAGAACGGGTCTCCGATTGAACTATCCTTCAATCTTTCAGAGGATCGACTACCGACAGCCCGCTTCTACATTGAGCCCCTCGGCCCCGAGACGGGGACAGAAAACGATCCGTTTGGAGAGTCATGGGCTGCTCGGGGCTTCTCGTGTCTGGCTTCTCAGATGACATCGATGGATACCAGCTGGTATGAGCACCTCGGTCAGGCCTTCCGCCTCAAAGGCCAAGTGGAAGTCGACACAGCCAACTCCCAAAGCCGTCCAGGCATGTGGCTTCCCAAGGTGTTTCTTGGTGTCGACTTCAAAGGTGCAGATAGGATGTTGAAGTGCGGCTTCTGCCCTCTCCTCAAGCTCTCGGCCATGGGAGCCAAGTGGGATCGTCTCGCCGACCACAACAAATTCGTCCTCGATGTAGTGCGCGGATTGCCCGGCTGCGGAGCTAACATGAGTGCGGCGTTGGGTATGCTGGAGCGCTATCTCGTCCAAGACCGAGAGCACAGTGCAGGCGCTCAAGGACAAGGTGacggcgttgatgatggccgcAAGGACGCGAGCAGCATGTGCCAAGCATGCGCCAAAGCGAACCGGCCGAAGCCCTTCTTCAACCTGGTTAGCGTTGACTGCGCCGACCCGAGCAACGGCAAGGGGCGGGTGAAGCTCTACACGCGAACCAGCTGCAACGCCTTCGCCTGCATCCGGGACGCCGTCACCCTGGGCGGCCGGCTGACGGACGAAGATACTCTGGAGGGTCTACGGCGGCTGCGGTCGGTCTGGCACCTCCTACTCAATGACCCCGTCTCCCAGCATGACGACGAGTACTCCCGCACCGTGGCCGTCGAGTCGCACCGCCAGGGCATCGATATCAACTGGGAGATCTCGGACCAGCTACCAGCGCCGCAGGCCAAGGTCTACGTGCCAGTCTCCATGTTTCACGAGAACGACCTCGGAGCGAACCGCAACCTGTCCGAGGCGTTCAGAAAGCTCAACTGGCTCGAGTGGGCAGAGGGCCGCTACGAAAAGATGCTAGGCCGGGTATT TCCAGAGGCAGACTTCGCAACGTCTCACGTCAACACCTGGATCTCCTATTGCTACTATAAGGGGCGCGGCTCATACATGACCATGTATCACAGTCCACCATGGTGA
- a CDS encoding Spindle pole body component alp14, which translates to MAEEEDFSSIPLQDRFVHKVWKVRKQAYEDAAKAFSATADEYDNAFRPFLSDSGIWKGAVADSNVAAQQDGLAAYCAFLKFGGKEHCTRTRGVTIGPICEKGLPSTRAAAKDSSLEALLLLVELDVAAPVIEEIIPVLSNKQPKVVAAAITALTTIYHNYGCKTVDPKPVLKVLPKAFGHADKNVRAAATSLAVEFYRWLREAMKPMFWGDLKPTQQTDLEAQFEKIKAEPAPKQERFLRSQQAAMARAPPPGADGEEEDDGDYGEEPAEMDAFDLAEPQDVFGKIPANFSEALASSKWKERKEAVEGLYAAINVPRIKDGDFNEINRGLAKCMKDANVAVVTQAAQCIEVLAKGLRSSYAKHRTTVMQPIMDRLKEKKASVSDALGAALDQVFLATSLTDCLEDINTYLVHKNPQVKEGTMKFLIRCLRTTRDVPSKPEIATIVESGKKLLSESSEGLRSGGAEILGTVMKIIGERAMNPHMEGLDDIRKTKIKEFFETAEVKAKEKPKAPPPAAKAPPPKKLVGGKKPAMKRPVMPAAAPSPPVEPEPLSPQATSRPKPAGTKMGMPKPSGLAGLKSKRPLGAPGTGSPRRSAAAPIMPEDDPAPPPPQPRIGLGRGGLAGRSLAKPAAAPVQMPPSSPPPSDGLTAMERAELEELRAANERLTRQVEDMRHERSKYMSEIQELKNQNAGLIEDHTRDVLSIKAKETQLVRARSDAEATEQTNDRLRRELDRLKRALNHAEGLNSRSGMVSPGLASPTHDDVGIYRDASYGSSSARHNRVSYASNISEEKENGDHHYPRSKALSPELRYTGSASSGRGSPARGYRSSAATPVDDMPPPSYPSGGGGGGGSGFNSSNNGVESWKRAAEVTSQLKARIEQMKAKQGFARP; encoded by the exons atggccgaagaagaagatttTAGCTCCATCCCCCTCCAGGACAGATTTGTCCACAAG GTGTGGAAAGTTCGAAAGCAAGCCTACGAAGATGCCGCCAAGGCCTTTtctgccaccgccgacgagtACGACAATGCCTTCAGACCCTTTCTCTCCGATTCCGGCATCTGGAaaggcgccgtcgccgactcCAATGTCGCTGCGCAACAAGATGGTCTTGCCGCATACTGCGCCTTTCTCAAGTTCGGAGGCAAAGAACACTGCACAAGGACACGCGGCGTCACGATAGGGCCCATTTGCGAAAAGGGTCTGCCGTCAacgcgcgccgccgccaaggactCGTCGTTAGAGGCccttctcctgctcgtcgagctcgatgtGGCTGCGCCCGTCATCGAGGAAATCATTCCCGTCCTCTCCAACAAGCAACCCAAggttgtcgccgccgccatcaccgcccTGACCACCATTTACCACAACTATGGATGCAAGACGGTCGACCCCAAGCCCGTCCTCAAAGTCCTCCCCAAAGCCTTCGGCCATGCTGACAAGAACGTTCGTGCTGCCGCCACAagcctcgccgtcgagttCTACAGATGGCTGCGTGAGGCCATGAAGCCCATGTTCTGGGGCGATCTGAAACCCACCCAACAGaccgacctcgaggcccagTTCGAGAAGATCAAGGCCGAACCCGCCCCGAAGCAAGAGCGCTTCTTGCGCTCACAACAAGCCGCCATGGCCCGCGCCCCGCCGCCAGGAGCcgatggagaagaggaggacgacggagacTACGGCGAGGAGCCCGCCGAGATGGACGCCTTCGACCTGGCAGAGCCCCAGGACGTCTTTGGCAAGATTCCCGCCAACTTCAGCGAAGCCCTGGCCTCGTCCAAgtggaaggagaggaaggaggccgtcgagggtcTCTACGCGGCCATCAACGTACCCAGAATCAAGGACGGCGATTTCAACGAGATCAACAGGGGGCTCGCCAAATGCATGAAGGATGCCAAcgttgccgtcgtcaccCAGGCTGCGCAGTGTATCGAGGTCTTGGCCAAGGGCCTGAGGTCCAGCTACGCGAAGCACCGCACGACCGTCATGCAACCCATCATGGACCGactcaaggagaagaaggcttCTGTGTCGGATGCCCTGGGCGCTGCCCTGGACCAAGTCTTCCTCGCCACGAGTCTTACTGACTGTCTTGAGGACATCAACACCTACCTCGTTCACAAGAACCCCCAGGTTAAGGAGGGCACCATGAAGTTCCTGATTCGCTGCCTGAGGACGACACGAGACGTGCCCAGCAAACCCGAGATCGCCACGATTGTCGAGTCGGGTAAGAAGTTGTTGTCGGAATCCAGCGAGGGTCTTCGTTCGGGCGGTGCCGAGATCCTGGGTACCGTAATGAAGATCATCGGCGAGCGTGCCATGAACCCGCACATggagggcctcgacgacatccgcaagaccaagatcaaggagttcttcgagacggccgaagtcaaggccaaggaaaAGCCCAaggcgccgcctccggcaGCAAAGGCGCCTCCCCCGAAGAAGCTCGTGGGAGGAAAGAAGCCGGCAATGAAGAGGCCGGTCATGCCCGCAGCGGCCCCATCCCCGCCAGTCGAACCAGAGCCCCTTTCGCCGCAGGCCACCTCCCGTCCCAAGCCGGCCGGTACCAAGATGGGCATGCCGAAGCCTTCGGGCCTCGCTGGCCTCAAGTCGAAGCGTCCTCTCGGAGCGCCGGGTACCGGGTCGCCGCGTCgttccgccgccgctcccaTCATGCCCGAAGACGACCCCGCCCCTCCGCCACCACAGCCTCGCATAGGGCTTGGAcgcggcggccttgccggACGCTCGCTCGCCAAGCCTGCCGCTGCCCCCGTGCAGATGCCACCTtcgtcgccaccgccatcTGACGGACTGACAGCGATGGAACgggccgagctcgaggagtTGAGGGCAGCGAACGAGCGACTTACGCGGCAGGTGGAGGATATGCGGCACGAGAGGAGCAAGTACATGTCCGAGATCCAGGAGCTCAAGAACCAGAACGCAGGCCTCATCGAAGATCATACTCGTGATGTTCTCAGCATAAAAGCTAAGGAGACCCAGCTGGTCCGCGCAAGAAGCGATGCAGAGGCCACGGAACAGACCAACGATCGCCTCCGACGTGAGCTCGACCGCCTCAAGCGGGCGCTCAACCACGCCGAAGGCCTCAACTCCAGGTCAGGCATGGTCAGTCCTG GTCTCGCCTCTCCCACACACGATGACGTTGGCATCTACCGTGACGCCTCATACGGCTCATCTTCTGCCCGGCACAACCGCGTTAGTTACGCCAGCAACATCTcagaagagaaggagaacgGAGACCATCACTACCCTCGGTCGAAGGCACTCAGTCCCGAACTTAGGTATACGGGCAGTGCATCGTCTGGTCGCGGTAGCCCTGCTAGAGGCTACCGAAGCTCTGCTGCCACTCCCGTTGACGACATGCCGCCACCTTCATACCCGTctggcggaggcggaggcggaggaagCGGCTTCAACTCGAGTAACAATGGTGTGGAGAGCTGGAAACGTGCTGCCGAGGTGACGAGTCAGCTGAAAGCCAGGATCGAACAAATGAAG GCTAAACAAGGATTTGCTCGTCCCTAA
- a CDS encoding Nuclear distribution protein PAC1 has product MSQILTPRQAEELHKAIIAYLSSSNLPNAANALREELQIGDSFDAATSKKYEGLLEKKWTSVVRLQKKIMELESRTASLQSEIDNATPTSLSRRNQDPTSWLPRSPARHTLESHRESVTSVAFHPVFSSLASGSEDYTIKIWDWELGELERTIKGHTKAVLDVDFGGPRGATLLASCSSDLTIKLWDPSDEYKNIRTLPGHDHSVSAVRFIPSGAAGATGNLLVSASRDKTLRIWDVSTGYCVKTLRGHVDWVRDVCPSPDGRFLLSAGNDQTARLWDISVANPEVKLMLVGHEHTIECCTLAPPTSYTHLATLAGLKKPPPATNTAEFMATGSRDKAIRLWDARGNCIKTLTGHDNWVRALVFHPGGKYLLSVSDDKTLRCWDLAQEGKCVKVVDDVHTHFVSCLRWAPVIVREPATNGDGANGANGTPSKAAARPQDVQIRCVIATGSVDMNVRIFAN; this is encoded by the exons ATGAGCCAAATCCTGACCCCTCGCCAGGCTGAAGAGCT GCACAAGGCCATCATCGCGTATCTCTCCTCAAGCAACCTCCCCAATGCCGCCAATGCCCTCAGGGAAGAACTGCAGATCGGCGACTCCTTCGATGCTGCCACCTCAAAGAAGTACGAGGGCCTGCTGGAAAAGAAATGGACCAGTGTCGTGCGCCTACAGAAGAAG ATAATGGAACTCGAGTCTCGAACCGCTTCCTTGCAGTCAGAAATCGACAACGCGACACCCACCTCGCTCTCCCGACGAAACCAGGATCCTACCAGCTGGCTGCCTCGTTCTCCCGCCCGACACACCCTCGAATCCCACCGCGAATCCGTCACCAGCGTAGCCTTCCACCCCGTGTTTTCCTCCCTTGCCTCGGGCTCCGAGGACTACACGATCAAAATCTGGGACTGGGAactcggcgagctggagaGGACCATCAAGGGTCACACCAAGGCCGTGCTGGACGTTGACTTTGGCGGGCCACGCGGCGCCACCCTGCTCGCGTCCTGCTCGAGCGACTTGACCATCAAGCTATGGGACCCCTCGGACGAATACAAGAACATCCGCACGCTGCCCGGCCACGATCACAGCGTCAGCGCCGTCAGGTTCATCCCCTCgggggccgccggcgccacgGGCAACCTCCTCGTTTCGGCCAGTCGCGACAAGACACTGCGCATCTGGGACGTGTCGACAGGCTACTGCGTCAAGACGCTACGGGGACACGTCGACTGGGTGCGCGATGTCTGCCCATCCCCCGACGGCCGTTTTCTCCTGTCGGCCGGAAACGACCAGACGGCCCGCCTCTGGGACATCAGCGTCGCCAATCCCGAAGTGAAGCTTATGCTGGTTGGCCACGAGCACACTATCGAATGCTGCACGCTCGCACCGCCCACCTCTTACACCCATCTGGCGACACTGGCCGGCCTcaagaagccgccgccggcaacgaaCACGGCCGAGTTTATGGCGACGGGCAGCCGCGACAAGGCCATCAGGCTATGGGACGCCCGAGGAAACTGTATCAAGACGCTCACGGGCCACGACAACTGGGTGCGTGCTCTGGTCTTCCACCCGGGCGGCAAGTATCTGCTCAGCGTGTCCGATGATAAGACATTACGATGCTGGGATCTGGCCCAGGAAGGCAAGTGCGTCAAGGTGGTCGACGACGTACACACCCACTTCGTTTCGTGTTTGCGCTGGGCGCCCGTCATTGTGCGGGAACCGGCAACGAACGGTgacggcgccaacggcgccAACGGGACACCgagcaaggcggcggcgaggcctcAGGACGTCCAGATCCGCTGTGTTATTGCAACAGGGAGCGTCGACATGAACGTGCGCATCTTTGCCAACTGA
- a CDS encoding LITAF-like zinc finger protein: MDRPPQEQKQQQQPAVEVPAHDNYMSSASGPPPEYQQHHHQAPLDHQQTGTAMPKYGGPANTPPPRTYGAYEPPAPQSFPMHNGGGPQNFQPYGTPLPSLGPHPAPVECPECHARGVTAVEYSSGGFTHALAAIVCFVSCLGCIPYFFTSLKDARHKCSKCGIPLATYHRSGKTEVHWHNAYNG, encoded by the exons ATGGACAGACCGCCACAAGAACAaaaacaacagcagcagcccgcGGTCGAGGTTCCGGCCCACGACAACTACATGTCGTCCGCCTCCGGCCCGCCGCCTGAAtaccaacaacaccaccaccaagcaCCCCTCGACCACCAACAGACCGGCACCGCGATGCCCAAGTACGGTGGCCCCGCCAACACGCCCCCTCCGCGGACCTACGGCGCCTACGAACCCCCAGCGCCCCAGAGCTTCCCGATGcacaacggcggcggtccCCAGAACTTCCAGCCATACGGCACGCCCTTGCCCTCCCTCGGCCCGCACCCGGCCCCAGTTGAGTGTCCCGAGTGCCACGCCCGCGGCGTCACGGCCGTCGAGTACTCGTCCGGCGGCTTCACCCACGCTctggccgccatcgtctGTTTCGTCAGCTGCCTAGGGTGCATCCCCTACTTCTTCACTTCGCTCAAGGACGCGAGGCACAAGTGTTCCAAG TGCGGCATCCCTCTGGCGACGTACCATCGCAGTGGAAAGACCGAAGTCCATTGGCACAACGCCTACAACGGATGA